A window from Camelus dromedarius isolate mCamDro1 chromosome 9, mCamDro1.pat, whole genome shotgun sequence encodes these proteins:
- the ZNF613 gene encoding LOW QUALITY PROTEIN: zinc finger protein 613 (The sequence of the model RefSeq protein was modified relative to this genomic sequence to represent the inferred CDS: deleted 2 bases in 1 codon) produces MIKDQGSLTLEDVAVDFTWEEWQLLAPAQKALYRDVMLENYSHLVSVGYQASKTDVLSRLGRGELWTVEDEICGQICPEMRKGDCHLQEHLQNQRCPRGMERCHKQNALGNIVHWSKNNFPLRQNHDVFDLHGKTLKSDLSVVNQNRSCEVRNPVEVNGDMKSFLHAKHEQFHPEIKSPEGGRSVKTNSQCIRHLGTPKISKAHVCTECGKAFVKKSRLTYHQRVHTGEKPHGCSVCGKAFSRKSRLTEHQKTHIREKQYACSECDRAFPKVSRLLIHQKTHTGEKPYVCNECGKGFIKKSRLVNHQRVHTGEKPHGCSLCDKAFSRKSRLVEHQRTHTGEKPYECTECDKAFRWKSQLNSHQKTHTGEKSYICSDCGKGFIQKGNFIVHQRTHTGERPYVCSECGKGFIQKGNLLIHQRTHTGEKPYVCTECGKGFSQKTCLISHQRFHTGKTPFVCTECGKSCSHRSGLIHHRRIHTGEKPYTCSDCGKAFRDKSCLNRHRRTHTGERPYRCADCRKAFSHLSCLVYHKRMLHARETGSFSQVGESFLKESRLITFEGYCTGGSRCYRGDPAGAFRGSSDSIPHQWVPGR; encoded by the exons ATGATCAAGGACCAG GGATCGCTGACCCTAGAGGATGTGGCCGTGGACTTCACGTGGGAGGAATGGCAGCTCCTGGCACCTGCCCAGAAGGCCCTGTACCGGGACGTGATGCTGGAGAACTACAGCCATCTGGTGTCCGTGG GATATCAGGCCAGCAAGACAGATGTGCTCTCCAGGTTGGGACGAGGAGAACTCTGGACGGTAGAAGATGAAATCTGTGGTCAGATTTGTCCAG aAATGAGGAAAGGTGACTGTCATCTCCAGGAGCACCTGCAAAATCAAAGATGTCCAAGGGGAATGGAACGATGTCACAAACAAAACGCACTTGGCAACATCGTTCACTGGAGCAAAAATAACTTTCCTTTAAGGCAAAATCATGATGTATTTGACTTACATGGGAAAACACTGAAATCAGATTTAAGTGTGGTCAACCAGAACAGAAGCTGTGAAGTCAGGAACCCTGTGGAGGTTAATGGAGATATGAAGTCCTTCCTCCATGCAAAGCATGAACAATTCCATCCTGAAATTAAGTCTCCTGAAGGTGGACGTTCTGTGAAGACAAATTCACAATGTATTAGGCACCTAGGAACTCCAAAAATCAGTAAAGCCCACGTATGcactgaatgtgggaaagccttcgtCAAGAAGTCCCGCCTCACCTAtcatcagagagttcacacaggagagaaacctcaCGGGTGCAGTGTATGTGGGAAAGCCTTCTCCAGGAAGTCCAGGCTCACTGAACATCAGAAGACTCATATCAGAGAGAAACAGTATGCATGCAGCGAGTGTGACAGAGCTTTCCCCAAGGTATCACGGCTACTTATCCATCAGAAGACtcatacaggagagaaaccctacgtatgcaatgaatgtgggaaagGCTTCATCAAGAAGTCTCGGCTTGTTAACCATCAGAGAGTTCATACAGGGGAGAAACCTCACGGGTGCAGCCTGTGCGACAAGGCCTTCTCCAGGAAGTCCAGGCTCGTCGAgcatcagagaactcacacaggagagaaaccctacgAATGTACCGAATGTGATAAAGCCTTCCGCTGGAAATCACAGCTCAACTCGCACCAGAAAACTCATACAGGAGAGAAGTCTTATATATGCAGTGACTGTGGCAAAGGCTTCATCCAGAAGGGCAATTTCATCGTACATCAGCGAACTCACACAGGAGAGAGACCCTACGTATGCAGTGAATGTGGCAAAGGCTTCATCCAGAAGGGCAATCTCCTTATACATCAGCgaactcacactggagagaaaccttacgTATGCACTGAATGTGGGAAAGGCTTCAGCCAGAAAACGTGCCTTATCTCACATCAGAGATTTCACACTGGAAAGACTCCCTTTGTATGCACTGAATGTGGAAAATCCTGTTCACACAGGTCTGGTCTCATTCACCATCGGAGAATTCACACAGGCGAGAAGCCCTACACGTGCAGCgactgtgggaaagccttcagggACAAGTCATGCCTCAACAGACACCGAAGAACTCACACAGGAGAGAGACCCTATCGCTGCGCTGACTGTAGGAAAGCCTTCTCCCACTTGTCCTGCCTTGTTTATCACAAGAGGATGCTGCATGCG AGAGAAACGGGGAGCTTCAGTCAAGTTGGAGAATCCTTTCTCAAAGAGTCCCGGCTCATCACATTCGAGGGATATTGTACAGGGGGAAGCCGCTGTTACCGTGGTGACCCTGCAGGCGCCTTCCGTGGCAGCTCAGACTCCATCCCACATCAGTGGGTTCCTGGCAGATAG